In Ectothiorhodospira sp. BSL-9, a single window of DNA contains:
- the ftsW gene encoding putative lipid II flippase FtsW, which translates to MKMLDLQASRDVGTRLTVEIHQRVDVGLALVVLALLSLGLVMVASASVGMAEPFYFLQRQVVFVALGMVAAWALYSLRLAYWEQAGLLLLVLVYVLLIAVLLPGVGKTVNGSTRWISLGLFNLQVSEVVKLLVTVYLAGYLVRHGRQVRESLMGFVKPLMLLGVATIPLLMQPDFGAAVVLLAIGLGMLFLGGARLWQFILLLGVVSSAMAYLAIQTPYRIARLTGFMDPWTDPFNTGFQLTQSLIAIGSGSWFGVGLGGSVQKLFYLPEAHNDFLFAVMAEELGLVGVCVVVGLFVFLVWRSFAIGQAAEAVGHRFGAFLAYGIGIWIGLQAFINMGVNMGLLPTKGLTLPLMSYGGSSMLVTCAAMGLLARVHRETVESGGWRRRSPRRKVRAEANA; encoded by the coding sequence ATGAAGATGCTGGATCTCCAGGCAAGCCGCGATGTGGGCACCCGCCTGACGGTGGAGATTCACCAGCGGGTCGACGTGGGTCTGGCCCTGGTGGTGCTGGCCCTGCTGTCGCTTGGGTTGGTCATGGTGGCATCTGCCTCCGTTGGCATGGCCGAGCCCTTCTATTTTCTGCAGCGGCAGGTGGTCTTCGTGGCGCTGGGGATGGTGGCCGCCTGGGCCCTGTATTCCCTGCGTCTGGCCTACTGGGAGCAGGCAGGTCTGCTGCTGCTGGTGCTGGTGTATGTCCTGCTGATAGCGGTGCTGCTCCCCGGCGTGGGCAAGACGGTGAATGGTTCCACTCGCTGGATCTCCCTGGGCCTGTTCAACCTGCAGGTGTCCGAGGTGGTCAAGCTGCTGGTGACGGTCTATCTGGCAGGGTACCTGGTGCGCCATGGACGCCAGGTGCGCGAGAGCCTGATGGGCTTTGTCAAACCCCTGATGTTGCTGGGAGTGGCCACCATACCGCTGCTGATGCAGCCGGATTTCGGGGCCGCGGTGGTGTTGCTGGCCATCGGTCTGGGCATGCTCTTTCTGGGTGGTGCCCGTCTTTGGCAGTTCATTCTGCTGCTTGGCGTGGTGAGCAGTGCCATGGCCTATCTGGCCATCCAGACCCCCTATCGAATCGCCCGCCTCACCGGCTTCATGGATCCCTGGACCGATCCCTTCAACACTGGCTTCCAGCTCACCCAGTCGCTGATTGCCATCGGCAGTGGCTCCTGGTTCGGCGTGGGGCTGGGGGGTAGCGTGCAGAAGCTGTTCTACCTGCCCGAGGCCCACAACGACTTCCTGTTTGCGGTGATGGCCGAGGAACTGGGTCTGGTGGGTGTCTGCGTGGTGGTGGGGCTGTTCGTTTTCCTGGTCTGGCGCAGTTTTGCCATCGGCCAGGCGGCCGAGGCGGTGGGCCACCGGTTCGGGGCCTTCCTGGCCTACGGCATTGGCATCTGGATCGGTCTGCAGGCCTTCATCAACATGGGAGTGAACATGGGACTGTTGCCCACCAAGGGTTTGACCTTGCCTCTGATGAGCTACGGAGGCAGTTCCATGCTGGTGACCTGCGCCGCCATGGGGCTGCTGGCACGGGTGCACCGGGAAACCGTGGAAAGCGGAGGCTGGCGCCGTCGCAGCCCCCGGCGCAAGGTACGAGCGGAGGCTAACGCATGA
- the murG gene encoding undecaprenyldiphospho-muramoylpentapeptide beta-N-acetylglucosaminyltransferase, with amino-acid sequence MSQRPILIMAGGTGGHVFPGLAVAAHLQAQGEEVCWLGTARGLEARLVPEAGIPFHTLPVSGLRGKGLGTWLLAPWRVGVALWAALALLMRLKPRAVLGLGGFASGPGGLMAAALGRPLVIHEQNAVAGLTNRWLAGPADLVLEAFPDTFAARHEAVTVGNPVREQILRLPAPAQRMAGREGRLRLLVVGGSLGALALNTCVPEAVARLPREERPLIRHQAGERTVEQARAAYQAADVEARVDAFIEDMAEAYAWADVVICRSGALTVSELAAAGVASLLVPYPHAVDDHQRTNGRYLADPGAAWLVPQTEFNPEELAARLGAMTRPRLLDMAEKARSLAHPEATRRVAEACQALARGGDGQ; translated from the coding sequence ATGAGCCAGCGTCCCATCCTCATCATGGCCGGAGGTACCGGTGGGCATGTCTTCCCGGGGCTGGCGGTGGCAGCCCATCTTCAGGCCCAGGGGGAAGAGGTCTGCTGGCTCGGCACGGCGCGTGGCCTGGAGGCCCGGCTGGTGCCCGAGGCTGGCATCCCCTTTCACACGCTGCCGGTGAGCGGCCTGCGCGGCAAGGGGCTGGGCACCTGGTTGCTGGCCCCATGGCGTGTGGGTGTGGCCCTCTGGGCCGCACTTGCCCTGCTCATGCGCCTCAAGCCTCGCGCCGTGCTGGGACTGGGCGGTTTCGCCTCCGGTCCGGGTGGGCTGATGGCTGCGGCCCTGGGACGCCCCCTCGTGATCCATGAACAGAATGCCGTGGCGGGTCTGACCAATCGCTGGCTGGCGGGCCCCGCCGATCTGGTACTGGAGGCGTTTCCCGATACCTTCGCCGCCCGTCACGAGGCGGTGACCGTGGGCAACCCGGTGCGCGAACAGATCCTGCGCCTGCCGGCCCCCGCCCAGCGCATGGCCGGTCGGGAAGGGCGGCTACGCCTGCTGGTGGTGGGGGGAAGCCTGGGGGCCCTGGCCCTGAACACCTGCGTGCCCGAGGCCGTGGCGCGACTGCCCCGGGAAGAACGTCCCCTGATCCGCCATCAGGCGGGCGAGCGTACCGTGGAGCAGGCCCGGGCGGCTTATCAGGCCGCCGATGTGGAGGCCCGGGTAGACGCCTTCATCGAGGATATGGCCGAGGCCTATGCCTGGGCCGACGTGGTCATCTGCCGCTCCGGTGCCCTGACCGTGTCCGAACTGGCGGCGGCCGGCGTGGCCTCGCTGCTGGTGCCCTATCCCCATGCGGTGGATGACCATCAGCGCACCAATGGGCGCTATCTGGCCGATCCTGGCGCGGCCTGGTTGGTGCCGCAAACAGAATTCAATCCCGAAGAACTGGCGGCGCGACTGGGGGCGATGACCCGTCCGCGACTGCTGGATATGGCCGAGAAGGCCCGCTCCCTGGCCCATCCCGAAGCGACCCGGCGGGTGGCAGAGGCCTGTCAGGCCCTGGCGCGAGGAGGTGACGGGCAATGA